The Tachyglossus aculeatus isolate mTacAcu1 chromosome 22, mTacAcu1.pri, whole genome shotgun sequence genome window below encodes:
- the SYVN1 gene encoding E3 ubiquitin-protein ligase synoviolin, giving the protein MFRTAVMMAASLALTGAVVAHAYYLKHQFYPTVVYLTKSSPSMAVLYIQAFVLVFLLGKVMGKVFFGQLRAAEMEHLLERSWYAVTETCLAFTVFRDDFSPRFVALFTLLLFLKCFHWLAEDRVDFMERSPNISWLFHCRILSLMVLLAGLDFLFVSHAYHSILTRGASVQLVFGFEYAILMTMVLTVFIKYVLHSVDLQSENPWDNKAVYMLYTELFTGFIKVLLYMAFMTIMIKVHTFPLFAIRPMYLAMRQFKKAVTDAVMSRRAIRNMNTLYPDATAEELQATDNVCIICREEMVSGAKRLPCNHIFHTSCLRSWFQRQQTCPTCRMDVLRASLPAPSQPPPEPPEPGPQAPPQPPLLPQPPNFPQGLLPPFPPGMFPLWPPMGPFPPVPPPSNAAAAASPSATGEPDPGGVSGGPGPPTGARGDLGGPGFPVVTARARPPSAASAPRAGGPAGPEQPPAPGFPFPPPWLSVPLPPPFGFPPMPVPPAGFAGLTAEELRALEGHERQHLEARLQSLRNIHTLLDAAMLQINQYLTVLASLGPPRPPAPPSPTEATVASTSSSGPSSEAATPSSAPSPPPSEPAPPAPHPASGAEPGAEEAAEDGEPDAEELRRRRLQKLGSPVPH; this is encoded by the exons ATGTTCCGCACCGCGGTGATGATGGCGGCCAGCCTGGCGCTGACCGGGGCCGTGGTGGCCCACGCCTATTACCTCAAGCACCAGTTCTACCCGACCGTGGTGTACCTCACCAAGTCCAGCCCCAGCATGGCC gtcctctacatccaggccttcgtcctcgtcttcctcctgggcaaggtgatgggcaaGGTGTTCTTCGGGCAGCTGCGGGCCGCCGAGATGGAG CACCTGCTGGAGCGCTCCTGGTACGCCGTCACCGAGACCTGCCTGGCCTTCACCGTCTTCCGGGACGACTTCAGCCCCCGCTTCGTCgccctcttcaccctcctcctcttcctcaagtGCTTCCACTGGCTGGCCGAGGACCGGGTGGACTTT ATGGAGCGTAGCCCCAACatctcctggctcttccactgccGCATACTCT CTCTCATGGTCCTGCTGGCGGGGCTGGACTTCCTGTTCGTCAGTCACGCGTACCACAGCATCCTGACCCGCGGGGCCTCCGTGCAGCTCGTCTTCGGCTTCGAG tACGCCATCCTGATGACCATGGTCCTCACCGTCTTCATCAAGTACGTGCTGCACTCCGTCGACCTCCAGAGCGAGAACCCGTGGGACAACAAGGCCGTGTACATGCTGTACACGGAGCTCTTCACAG GCTTCATCAAGGTCCTGCTGTACATGGCCTTCATGACCATCATGATCAAGGTGCACACGTTCCCCCTGTTTGCCATCCGGCCCATGTACCTGGCCATGAG GCAGTTCAAGAAAGCGGTCACGGACGCCGTCATGTCCCGCCGGGCCATCCGCAACATGAACACCCT GTACCCGGATGCCACCGCGGAGGAGCTCCAGGCCACGGACAACGTGTGTATCATCTGCCGGGAGGAGATGGTGTCCGGAGCCAAGCGGCTGCCCTGCAATCACATCTTCCACACCAG CTGCCTGCGCTCCTGGTTCCAGCGCCAGCAGACGTGCCCCACATGCCGCATGGACGTCCTGCGGGCATCGCTCCCAGCCCCGTCGCAGccgccccccgagcccccggAGCCGGGGCCCCAGGCTCCCCCGCAGCCCCCGCTGCTGCCGCAGCCCCCCAACT TCCCCCAAggcctcctgcctcccttccctccgggCATGTTCCCGCTGTGGCCTCCCATGGGCCCCTTCCCCCCGGTGCCGCCCCCCagcaacgccgccgccgccgccagcccCTCCGCCACGGGTGAGCCAGACCCCGGGGGGGTGTCGGGGGGGCCCGGGCCGCCGACCGGCGCCAGGGGGGACTTGGGGGGCCCGGGGTTCCCCGTGGTGACGGCGCgtgcccgccctccctccgcagcCAGCGCGCCCCGAGCCGGGGGCCCCGCCGGCCCCGAGCAGCCCCCCGCGCCCGGCTTCCCCTTCCCGCCGCCCTGGCTGAGCGTCCCGCTGCCCCCGCCCTTCG GGTTCCCCCCGATGCCCGTGCCCCCTGCGGGCTTCGCGGGGCTGACGGCCGAGGAGCTGCGGGCCCTGGAGGGCCACGAACGCCAGCACCTGGAGGCCCGGCTGCAGAGCCTGCGCAACATCCACACCTTGCTGGACGCCGCCATGCTGCAGATCAACCAGTACCTCACGGTGCTCGCCTCCCTCGG ccccccgcggcccccggcACCGCCCAGCCCCACGGAAGCCACCgtcgcctccacctcctccagcggGCCCAGCTCCGAGGCGGCCACCCCGTCCTccgccccctcgcccccgccgTCCGAGCCGGCGCCGCCGGCCCCGCACCCCG CGTCGGGTGCGGAGCCGGGCGCGGAGGAGGCGGCGGAAGACGGAGAGCCGGACGCGGAGGAGCTCCGCCGCCGTCGGCTGCAGAAGCTGGGGTCTCCCGTCCCCCACTGA